One Oharaeibacter diazotrophicus DNA segment encodes these proteins:
- the cobS gene encoding adenosylcobinamide-GDP ribazoletransferase, producing MRPPSPSRVIADLAGCLRFFSRLPVPPLSAADDPAALPEMRRAAALVPLAGVVIALPGAVVAALAVAVGLPDLLAGALTVAALAAATGALHEDGLADSADGLYGGGSRERRLEIMRDSRIGSFGALALALTTLARASAFAALAPAGPAAVAAAVLAAAAVGRAGMVGLWWALPPARTDGLSAGAGRPGAAAAAVASATGLVVAAAALAAAGPGRVALGLCATGLAVAAVGRIARAKIGGQTGDVLGAAELLGETAFLTGLLAGGNG from the coding sequence ATGCGCCCGCCCTCCCCTTCGCGCGTGATCGCCGACCTCGCCGGATGCCTGCGCTTCTTCTCGCGCCTGCCGGTGCCGCCGCTGTCGGCCGCGGACGATCCGGCGGCGCTGCCGGAGATGCGGCGCGCCGCCGCGCTGGTGCCGCTCGCCGGCGTGGTGATCGCCCTGCCCGGCGCGGTGGTGGCCGCGCTGGCGGTGGCGGTCGGACTGCCGGACCTCCTCGCCGGCGCCCTGACGGTGGCGGCCCTGGCGGCGGCGACCGGCGCGCTCCACGAAGACGGCCTCGCCGACAGCGCCGACGGCCTTTACGGCGGCGGCTCGCGGGAGCGCCGCCTCGAGATCATGCGCGACAGCCGGATCGGCAGTTTCGGCGCCCTCGCCCTCGCGCTGACGACGCTCGCCCGCGCCTCCGCCTTCGCCGCGCTCGCACCGGCCGGACCGGCGGCGGTGGCGGCGGCCGTGCTGGCGGCGGCGGCGGTCGGGCGCGCCGGCATGGTCGGGCTGTGGTGGGCGCTGCCGCCGGCGCGGACCGACGGGCTCTCGGCGGGCGCCGGCCGACCGGGTGCGGCGGCCGCGGCGGTCGCGTCGGCGACCGGGCTGGTCGTGGCGGCGGCGGCGCTGGCGGCGGCGGGGCCGGGGCGGGTCGCGCTCGGGCTGTGCGCGACCGGACTCGCGGTGGCCGCGGTCGGCCGGATCGCGCGGGCGAAGATCGGCGGCCAGACCGGCGACGTGCTCGGCGCGGCCGAACTCCTCGGCGAGACCGCGTTCCTGACGGGGCTGCTGGCCGGAGGCAACGGCTGA
- the dusA gene encoding tRNA dihydrouridine(20/20a) synthase DusA codes for MAGYPHHRFAVAPMMDWTDRWCRLFHRRLSRHALLYTEMVTSAAVIHGDRDRLLGFFPEEHPVALQLGGSDPAELAAAARIAADYGYDEVNLNVGCPSDRVQSGRFGACLMREPALVGDCVAALRAAVSIPVTVKCRIGVDDQDPEEALDTLADAVVAAGTDAIWVHARKAWLKGLSPKENRDVPPLDYGRVRRLKARLPQVFVGINGGIGSLEAAEAAIAGLDGVMLGRAAYHEPALLAAVDRRFYGETGPDPDLFEVVDSMRGPIADHLAKGGRVGHVARHMLGLFQGRPGARAFRRILTEGAVEPGAGLEVLDAALAALRRPARSAA; via the coding sequence ATGGCCGGCTATCCCCACCACAGGTTCGCGGTCGCGCCGATGATGGACTGGACCGACCGCTGGTGCCGGCTGTTCCACCGTCGGCTGTCGCGCCACGCGCTGCTCTACACCGAGATGGTCACCTCCGCCGCCGTGATCCACGGCGATCGCGACCGCCTGCTCGGCTTCTTCCCCGAGGAGCACCCGGTGGCGCTGCAGCTCGGCGGCTCCGATCCGGCCGAGCTCGCCGCCGCCGCCCGCATCGCGGCCGACTACGGCTACGACGAGGTCAACCTCAACGTCGGCTGTCCGTCCGACCGGGTCCAGTCCGGCCGCTTCGGAGCCTGCCTGATGCGCGAGCCCGCTCTCGTCGGCGACTGCGTCGCCGCCCTGCGCGCGGCGGTGTCGATCCCGGTCACCGTCAAGTGCCGCATCGGCGTCGACGACCAGGACCCCGAGGAGGCGCTCGACACCCTCGCCGACGCCGTCGTCGCCGCCGGCACCGACGCGATCTGGGTCCACGCCCGCAAGGCCTGGCTGAAGGGTCTTTCGCCCAAGGAGAACCGCGACGTTCCGCCGCTCGACTACGGCCGCGTCCGGCGGCTGAAGGCGCGGTTGCCGCAGGTCTTCGTCGGCATCAACGGCGGCATCGGCTCGCTCGAGGCCGCCGAGGCGGCGATCGCCGGGCTCGACGGCGTCATGCTCGGCCGCGCCGCCTATCACGAGCCGGCCCTGCTCGCCGCCGTCGACCGCCGCTTCTACGGCGAGACCGGCCCCGACCCCGACCTCTTCGAGGTCGTCGACTCCATGCGAGGCCCGATCGCCGACCACCTCGCAAAGGGCGGCCGGGTCGGCCACGTCGCCCGGCACATGCTCGGCCTGTTCCAGGGCCGGCCCGGCGCCCGCGCCTTCCGCCGCATCCTCACCGAGGGGGCGGTCGAGCCCGGCGCCGGCCTCGAGGTGCTCGACGCCGCGCTCGCCGCGCTGCGCCGTCCCGCACGCTCCGCCGCCTGA
- a CDS encoding DUF1289 domain-containing protein has protein sequence MPSVSTPCVKLCTIDPVSGLCRGCRRTLDEIARWGSMSERERRALMAALTARGAAELSP, from the coding sequence ATGCCCAGCGTCTCGACGCCCTGCGTCAAGCTCTGCACGATCGACCCGGTCTCCGGCCTCTGCCGGGGCTGCCGGCGCACGCTCGACGAGATTGCGCGCTGGGGATCGATGAGCGAGCGCGAACGGCGCGCGCTGATGGCGGCCCTCACCGCCCGCGGCGCCGCGGAGTTGTCACCGTGA